Proteins encoded within one genomic window of Papio anubis isolate 15944 chromosome X, Panubis1.0, whole genome shotgun sequence:
- the ASB12 gene encoding ankyrin repeat and SOCS box protein 12 isoform X2 yields MRIVLQLAKMNLMDITKIFSLLQPDKEEEDTDTEEKQALNQAVYDNDSYTLDQLLRQERYKRFINSRSGWGVPGTPLRLAASYGHLSCLQVLLAHGADVDSLDVKAQTPLFTAVSHGHLDCVRVLLEAGACPGGSIYNNCSPVLTAARDGAVAILQELLGHGAEANVKAKLPVWASNIASCSGPLYLAAVYGHLDCFRLLLLHGADPDYNCTDQGLLARVPRPRTLLEICLHHNCEPEYIQLLIDFGANIYLPSLSLDLTSQDDKGIALLLQARATPRSLLSQARLVIRRALCQAGQPQAINQLDIPPMLISYLKHQL; encoded by the exons ATGAGAATAGTTCTCCAGTTAGCCAAGATGAACCTCATGGACATCACCAAGATCTTCTCCCTCCTGCAGCCcgacaaggaggaggaggacaccGACACAGAGGAGAAGCAGGCTCTCAATCAAGCAGTGTATGACAACGACTCCTATACCTTGGACCAGCTTTTGCGCCAGGAGCGTTACAAACGTTTCATCAACAGCAGGAGTGGCTGGGGCGTTCCTGGGACACCCTTGCGCTTGGCTGCTTCTTATGGCCACTTGAGCTGTTTGCAGGTCCTCTTAGCACATGGCGCTGATGTTGACAGCTTGGATGTCAAGGCGCAGACGCCACTTTTCACTGCTGTCAGTCATGGCCATCTGGACTGTGTACGTGTGCTTTTGGAAGCTGGTGCCTGCCCTGGTGGTAGCATCTACAACAACTGTTCTCCCGTGCTCACAGCTGCCCGTGATGGTGCTGTTGCTATCCTGCAGGAGCTCCTAGGCCATGGTGCAGAGGCCAACGTCAAAGCTAAACTACCAGTCTGGGCATCAAACATAGCTTCATGTTCTGGCCCCCTCTATTTGGCCGCAGTCTACGGGCACCTTGACTGTTTCCGCCTGCTTTTGCTCCACGGGGCAGACCCTGACTACAACTGCACTGACCAGGGCCTATTGGCTCGTGTCCCACGACCCCGCACCCTCCTTGAAATCTGCCTACACCATAATTGTGAGCCAGAGTACATCCAGCTGTTAATAGATTTTGGTGCTAATATCTACCTTCCATCTCTATCCCTTGACCTGACCTCACAAGATGATAAAGGCATTGCATTGCTGCTACAGGCCCGAG CCACTCCACGGTCACTTCTATCACAGGCCCGTTTAGTCATCCGCAGAGCCCTGTGCCAGGCTGGCCAGCCACAAGCCATCAACCAGCTGGATATTCCTCCCATGTTGATTAGCTATCTAAAACACCAACTGTAA
- the ASB12 gene encoding ankyrin repeat and SOCS box protein 12 isoform X1 encodes MTLQTEIWHFLVLIMRIVLQLAKMNLMDITKIFSLLQPDKEEEDTDTEEKQALNQAVYDNDSYTLDQLLRQERYKRFINSRSGWGVPGTPLRLAASYGHLSCLQVLLAHGADVDSLDVKAQTPLFTAVSHGHLDCVRVLLEAGACPGGSIYNNCSPVLTAARDGAVAILQELLGHGAEANVKAKLPVWASNIASCSGPLYLAAVYGHLDCFRLLLLHGADPDYNCTDQGLLARVPRPRTLLEICLHHNCEPEYIQLLIDFGANIYLPSLSLDLTSQDDKGIALLLQARATPRSLLSQARLVIRRALCQAGQPQAINQLDIPPMLISYLKHQL; translated from the exons ATGACATTACAAACTGAG ATCTGGCATTTCCTTGTGCTCATAATGAGAATAGTTCTCCAGTTAGCCAAGATGAACCTCATGGACATCACCAAGATCTTCTCCCTCCTGCAGCCcgacaaggaggaggaggacaccGACACAGAGGAGAAGCAGGCTCTCAATCAAGCAGTGTATGACAACGACTCCTATACCTTGGACCAGCTTTTGCGCCAGGAGCGTTACAAACGTTTCATCAACAGCAGGAGTGGCTGGGGCGTTCCTGGGACACCCTTGCGCTTGGCTGCTTCTTATGGCCACTTGAGCTGTTTGCAGGTCCTCTTAGCACATGGCGCTGATGTTGACAGCTTGGATGTCAAGGCGCAGACGCCACTTTTCACTGCTGTCAGTCATGGCCATCTGGACTGTGTACGTGTGCTTTTGGAAGCTGGTGCCTGCCCTGGTGGTAGCATCTACAACAACTGTTCTCCCGTGCTCACAGCTGCCCGTGATGGTGCTGTTGCTATCCTGCAGGAGCTCCTAGGCCATGGTGCAGAGGCCAACGTCAAAGCTAAACTACCAGTCTGGGCATCAAACATAGCTTCATGTTCTGGCCCCCTCTATTTGGCCGCAGTCTACGGGCACCTTGACTGTTTCCGCCTGCTTTTGCTCCACGGGGCAGACCCTGACTACAACTGCACTGACCAGGGCCTATTGGCTCGTGTCCCACGACCCCGCACCCTCCTTGAAATCTGCCTACACCATAATTGTGAGCCAGAGTACATCCAGCTGTTAATAGATTTTGGTGCTAATATCTACCTTCCATCTCTATCCCTTGACCTGACCTCACAAGATGATAAAGGCATTGCATTGCTGCTACAGGCCCGAG CCACTCCACGGTCACTTCTATCACAGGCCCGTTTAGTCATCCGCAGAGCCCTGTGCCAGGCTGGCCAGCCACAAGCCATCAACCAGCTGGATATTCCTCCCATGTTGATTAGCTATCTAAAACACCAACTGTAA